In Acidimicrobiia bacterium, the sequence CAGTCGTAGGCGCCGGCGAGGACGGCCTGGCGCGGCTCGGCCGGGACCGGCACCGCGCTCAGAGGCCGAGCAGGGTGTCGAGGCCGACGGTGAGCCCCGGCCGGTCGGCGACGGCCTGCACCGCGAGGACGACGCCGGGCATGAACGACGACCGGTCGAAGCTGTCGTGGCGGATGGTCAGGGTCTGCCCGGTGGTGCCGAGGATCACCTCCTGGTGGGCGACGAGCCCGCGGAGGCGGAGCGAGTGCACGCGGATCCCGGCCGGGCCCTCCCCGCCGCGGGCCCCGTCGAGCACGGTCTGCTCAGTGGGGTCGGCGCTCCAGTCGCCGGACGCGGCGGCCATCCGCTCGGCGGTGAGGAGGGCCGTGCCCGAGGGCGCGTCGACCTTCTCGTCGTGGTGCATCTCGACCACCTCGGCCGAGTCGAAGAGCGGGGCGGCCATCTCGGCGAAGCGCATCATCAGCACCGCGCCGATCGAGAAGTTCGGGGCGATCACCGCGTTGGCCGTCGACGCCTCGAACCGGGCCGCCAGCGCGGCGAGGTCCCCGGCGGTGAAGCCGGTCGTGCCCACGACGGCGTGGATGCCGTGCTCGGCGCACCACTCGAGGTTCTTGTAGGCGGCCTCGAGGACGGTGAAGTCCACCGCCACGGCGGCGTCGGCGTCGACGAGGGCGTCGGGCGACCCGGCGACCTGCAGGCCGGGGGCGGGCACGCCGAGCTGCTGGAGGTCGATGCCGACGTGATACGGGTCGACGGCGGCGACGAGCTCGAGCGTCGGCTCGGCGGCCACGGCGGCGCAGACCGTGCGGCCCATGCGGCCGCCGGCGCCGAAGACCCCGACCTTCGTCACGGCGTGAGGCTAGGCCCCCGCCCGGTGAAGCGCTGCTCCGTGAAGGGACCCACGACGGCCAGGGTCCGGTCGCCCCCGGCCAGGACCCGCTCGACGACGCGCGCGACGTCGTCGGCGGTCACGGCGTCGACGTGGGCGACGAGCTCGTCGAGGGTCGGGACCTCGCCGAGCGTCAGCTCGCTGCGGCCGATGCGGTGCATCCGGGACCCCGAGCTCTCGAGCGACAGCGCCAGCGACCCGCGCAGGTGACCCTGGGCCGCCGCGAGCTCGCGCGCCGACACGCCCTCGTCGACGACGACGCGCTGCAGCTCGGCCTCGAGCACGTCGAGGAGCTCGTCGACCCGCTCCGGGGCGGTGCCGGCGGAGACCGCCAGCACCCCGGTCTCCTCGAGCGCGGCTCGGTACGAGTACACCGAGTACGCGAGGCCCCGCCGCTCCCGCACCTCCTGGAACAGCCGCGACGACATGCCGCCGCCGAGGGCCTGGTTCAGCACCGTGAGCGCGTACCGGTCGGGGTCGTCGTTCTTGAGGGCCCGCATGCCGAGCACGAGGTGGGCCTGCTCGGTGGGCCGCTCGAGGAGCGCCAGCGGGCGCGGGGGCGGCTCCCCCTCGTAGGGCTCCCGGGGCGGCCGGCTCCCGTTGGCCGGGTCGAGGCTGGCCCCGACGAGCTCCACCACCCGGTCGTGCTCGACGTTGCCGGCGGCGGCGACGACGACGTTGCTGGGCCGGTAGTGCCGGGCGTGGAAGTCGGCGATGTCCTCGCGGGACATGCCCTCGATGGTCGCCACCGACCCGATCACCTCGCGGCCGATCGGGTGCTGGGGGAAGACGGCCTCGGTGAAGAGGTCCTGGACCAGGTCCTCGGGCTCGTCGTCCCGGAGGTGCAGCTCCTCGAGGATCACCTGGCGCTCCGACTCGACGTCGGCGGGCCGCAGGGCGGGGCGCCACACGATGTCGGAGAGGATGTCGACGGCGAGGGGGAGCCGCTCGTCCGGGACGCGCACGAAGAAGGTGGTGACCTCCTGGGCGGTGAAGGCGTTCATGTCCCCGCCGCTCGATTCGACGGTCTCGGCGATCGCGGCCGCGTCGCGGTCGGCGGTGCCCTTGAACAGGAGGTGCTCGAGGAAGTGGCTGACGCCCGCCCGCGGCGCGGGCTCGTCGCGGGAGCCGGTGCCGACCCAGAACCCGACCGCGGCCGAGCGCAGGTGCGGGAGGGACTCGGTGACGACGCGGAGCCCGGACGCGAGCCGGGTCCGCCCGATCATCCGGGGGTGATCGGCATCGTCGACCGAGGGGTTGAGCCGGTCAGCGTCGACGCCGCCGTCGCGGCCCGCCGCCACCGCCGCTGGGGCGTCCGCCGCCGCCGGTGCGCGCCACCTCCCCGGGCCCGAGGTCACCGAACTCGGCGCGGGCCTCCGCCTCCCAGCGATCCTCGAACGACGTCACGTCGGCGCCGCTCGGCGCGCTGTCGTCGCCGCGGCCCCGCTCGGGTCGGGACGACGACCCCGTCGGCCGCGGTCGGGACGGCCGCTCGTCGCGGTCGCCGGCCGGCGCGGGCTCGTCGCCGTCGCCGACGAGGCTGAGCGACAGCTTGCCGGCGTTGTCGATGTCGTCGACGCGCACGGTGACCTCGTCGCCGAGGTTCAGCACGTCCTCGACCCGGTCGATGCGCTTGCCGCGTCCGAGCTTCGAGATGTGGAGGAGCCCGTCCTTGCCGGGCAGCACGTTCACGAAGGCCCCGAACTTCGTGATGTTCACGACCCGGCCCGTGTACTCGGCGCCGAGGTCGGCGGTCGGCGGCTCGAGGATCAGCTCGATGCGACGCCGGGCCTCGGCGACGGCGGACGACTCCCTCGAGCCGATCGTGACCGTGCCGACCATCCCGTCGTCGGTGACCGAGACGTCGGCGCCGGTCTCCTGGGTGATCGTGTTGATCACCTTGCCCTTCGGGCCGATCACCTCGCCGATCTTGTCGATCGGGATCTCGAAGCTGATGATCTTCGGCGCCGTGCCCTTCACGTCGGGGCGAGGCTCGGCGATCGCGCCGGCCATGACGTCGAGGATGGCGAGCCGGGCGTCGCGGGCCTGCCGCAGCGCCTGCGCGAGCACGTCGGCGGGCAGCCCGTCGATCTTCGTGTCGAGCTGGAGCGCGGTGACGAACTCGCGGGTGCCGGCGACCTTGAAGTCCATGTCGCCGAAGGCGTCCTCGGCGCCGAGGATGTCGGTGAGGGTCGTGTACTTGCCCTCGGCGTAGACGAGGCCCATGGCGATTCCCGCCACGGGCTGGCGGATCGGCACCCCGGCGTCCATGAGCGACAGGGTCGAGCCACACACCGAGGCCAT encodes:
- the dapB gene encoding 4-hydroxy-tetrahydrodipicolinate reductase, whose product is MTKVGVFGAGGRMGRTVCAAVAAEPTLELVAAVDPYHVGIDLQQLGVPAPGLQVAGSPDALVDADAAVAVDFTVLEAAYKNLEWCAEHGIHAVVGTTGFTAGDLAALAARFEASTANAVIAPNFSIGAVLMMRFAEMAAPLFDSAEVVEMHHDEKVDAPSGTALLTAERMAAASGDWSADPTEQTVLDGARGGEGPAGIRVHSLRLRGLVAHQEVILGTTGQTLTIRHDSFDRSSFMPGVVLAVQAVADRPGLTVGLDTLLGL
- a CDS encoding pitrilysin family protein encodes the protein MAAGRDGGVDADRLNPSVDDADHPRMIGRTRLASGLRVVTESLPHLRSAAVGFWVGTGSRDEPAPRAGVSHFLEHLLFKGTADRDAAAIAETVESSGGDMNAFTAQEVTTFFVRVPDERLPLAVDILSDIVWRPALRPADVESERQVILEELHLRDDEPEDLVQDLFTEAVFPQHPIGREVIGSVATIEGMSREDIADFHARHYRPSNVVVAAAGNVEHDRVVELVGASLDPANGSRPPREPYEGEPPPRPLALLERPTEQAHLVLGMRALKNDDPDRYALTVLNQALGGGMSSRLFQEVRERRGLAYSVYSYRAALEETGVLAVSAGTAPERVDELLDVLEAELQRVVVDEGVSARELAAAQGHLRGSLALSLESSGSRMHRIGRSELTLGEVPTLDELVAHVDAVTADDVARVVERVLAGGDRTLAVVGPFTEQRFTGRGPSLTP